One part of the Anopheles merus strain MAF chromosome 3L, AmerM5.1, whole genome shotgun sequence genome encodes these proteins:
- the LOC121600106 gene encoding allatotropins-like, translating to MEIMKISIYKLLLFVILSTVMLCCHTSEAGPARQLASLAARASKIPRSIRAPFRNSEMMTARGFGKRRAPIGVSFGSGRPAHHSLGAGDAESAPWTEEKHDISKLMEDLASVDQNDPQQQLVGGDQENSFPLEWFANEMSTNPTLAKSILQRFVDTNRDGLLETGELMPGAGANGNELGSELF from the exons ATGGAG ATTATGAAAATATCCATCtacaagctgctgctgttcgttaTCCTCTCAACGGTGATGCTGTGCTGTCACACGTCCGAGGCTGGACCGGCCCGCCAGCTGGCCAGCCTGGCCGCGAGAGCCTCCAAGATCCCGCGCTCGATACGGGCGCCCTTCCGCAACTCGGAAATGATGACGGCACGAGGCTTCGGCAAGCGCCGGGCCCCGATTGGCGTAAGCTTCGGCAGTGGCCGACCAGCACACCACAGCCTGGGGGCGGGCGATGCTGAGTCAGCACCATGGACCGAGGAAAAGCACGACATCAGCAAGCTGATGGAGGATCTGGCGAGCGTCGATCAGAACGATCCCCAGCAGCAACTGGTCGGAGGAGATCAAGAGAACAG CTTCCCGCTGGAGTGGTTTGCGAACGAAATGTCCACCAATCCGACACTGGCCAAATCGATTCTGCAACGTTTCGTCGACACCAATCGCGACGGGCTGCTAGAAACGGGCGAGCTGATGCCGGGCGCGGGAGCGAACGGTAACGAGCTTGGGTCTGAGCTGTTCTAA